In Aulosira sp. FACHB-615, the following are encoded in one genomic region:
- a CDS encoding P-loop NTPase fold protein: MINTDYLSRFYKACNPSYALNMSVRSDQQYYIDFADVRGCKIVEELQRTISRISPDEPTCQLFTGHIGCGKSTELQRLKAELEAVGFHVVYFESSQDLDMADIDVSDILLSVARQVSASLEAIKIKVQPHYFINLFKEIGDFLQSPIELSGEAELSLGIAKITAKTKDSAQARNQLRQYLEPRTNSILQAINEEVLEKAVEQLKLRGQKGLVVIVDNLDRVDMRPLASGRTQPEYLFIDRGEQLRRLKCHVVYTIPLALIFSNEYETLKNRLGGGISPKVLPMVRVKQRDGSDYEPGMLLLRQLVLARAFPEVSYNERLSLITELFEHPETLDRLCRVSGGHIRNLLGLLYSCLQRQDPPFSAQCLEAVIKDYRDDLLLAIDEYQWELLFEVVQQQSVKGESEYQSLLRSMYLFEYRDPVGRWFGISPALAETEKVLAWQQKR, translated from the coding sequence ATGATCAATACAGATTATTTGTCACGCTTTTATAAAGCATGTAACCCTAGCTATGCGCTCAATATGAGCGTTCGCAGTGATCAGCAGTACTATATAGATTTCGCTGATGTCCGTGGCTGCAAGATTGTGGAAGAATTGCAACGGACTATCAGCCGTATTTCTCCCGATGAACCTACCTGTCAGTTATTTACAGGTCATATTGGTTGCGGCAAGTCTACAGAATTACAACGCCTCAAAGCCGAACTAGAAGCAGTGGGATTCCACGTAGTTTACTTTGAGTCCAGTCAAGACCTAGATATGGCTGATATTGATGTCAGCGATATTTTACTGAGTGTAGCTCGTCAAGTCAGCGCCAGTTTAGAAGCAATTAAAATCAAAGTCCAACCACACTACTTCATCAACCTCTTCAAAGAAATCGGAGATTTTTTACAAAGCCCCATAGAACTTTCTGGAGAAGCCGAATTATCTCTGGGGATTGCCAAAATTACCGCTAAAACCAAAGATAGCGCCCAAGCGCGAAATCAACTCCGACAATATTTAGAACCACGTACTAACAGCATTTTGCAAGCAATTAACGAAGAAGTTTTAGAAAAAGCCGTTGAACAACTAAAACTCCGTGGTCAAAAAGGTCTAGTTGTCATTGTTGATAATTTAGATCGAGTTGATATGCGTCCCTTAGCATCTGGGCGGACACAACCAGAATATCTCTTTATCGACCGGGGTGAACAATTACGCCGACTCAAATGTCACGTCGTCTACACCATTCCCCTAGCGTTAATTTTCTCGAATGAGTATGAAACACTCAAAAACCGCTTGGGTGGAGGTATTTCACCAAAAGTCTTACCAATGGTGAGAGTTAAACAAAGAGATGGTAGTGATTACGAACCGGGGATGTTGCTACTGCGTCAGTTAGTCTTAGCTAGAGCATTTCCAGAAGTTTCTTATAATGAAAGACTTTCATTAATCACAGAATTATTTGAACATCCTGAAACCCTTGACCGTTTATGTCGCGTGAGTGGCGGACATATCCGTAACTTATTAGGCTTGCTATATAGCTGCTTGCAACGACAAGACCCGCCTTTTTCGGCACAATGTTTAGAAGCAGTCATTAAAGATTACCGTGATGATTTGCTATTAGCCATTGATGAATATCAGTGGGAACTATTGTTTGAAGTAGTGCAACAGCAAAGCGTTAAAGGTGAGTCTGAATATCAAAGTTTGCTGCGAAGCATGTATTTATTTGAATACCGCGATCCTGTGGGTCGTTGGTTTGGGATTAGCCCAGCATTAGCAGAAACCGAAAAAGTCTTGGCTTGGCAGCAAAAAAGGTAA